The segment GGCCGGGTTCAAGGCCGTGACGGTCAAGAGCGACCCGCGCGGCCTCGTCGACCTCGACGACTTCAAGGCGAAGCTCAACGACGAGGTCGGCGTGTTCATGATCACCAACCCGAACACCGTCGGCCTGTTCGACGAGCAGATCACCCAGATCGCCGAGTTACTTCACGAGCGCGGGGCTTTGCTCTACCTCGACGGGGCCAACATGAACGCCATCCTCGGCGTCGTCCGGCCCGGTGACATGGGGGTCGACCTCATGCACTACAACCCGCACAAGACCTTCTCCGGCCCTCACGGTGGCGGCGGTCCCGGCGCTGGGCCGATCGCTGTGCGCGACCACCTCGCCCCCTATCTTCCCGCTCCCACCGTCGGCCGACGCGACGACGGCACCTACTTCCTCGACCACGACCGCCCGAAGGCGATCGGCCGGGTCCGGTCCTTCTTCGGCAACGTCGGCGTGCTCGTCCGCGCGTATTGCTACATCCGATCGCAAGGCCCCGAGGGGCTCAAGGCGGTCGCCCAGTACGCGGTCTTGAATGCGAACTATTTGCTCGCCCTGGTCAAGCATGCCTACCCCGTGCCGATGGGCGAGCGCTGCATGCACGAGTTCGTCGCCTCGGCCCGCTCGATGGCACGCGATCGCGGCGTCCGTGCGATGGACATTGGCAAGCGGCTGATTGACTACGGCTTCCATGCCCCGACGGTCTATTTCCCTCTGATCGTCTCCGAGGCGTTGATGATCGAGCCGACCGAAACCGAGAGCAAGGAAACCCTCGACGCCTTCGCCCGCGCCCTGCTTGCCATCGCCGAGGAAGCCCCCGACCTGCTCCACGCCGCTCCCGTCACCACCCCCATCAGCCGTCCCGACGAGGTCGCCGCCGCCAAGCGTCCGATCCTCCGCTGGACCCCCGACGCCTCAACCATTCCCCCGTCCTCAACCCCTCCCGTTCCCTCGGCCGACCGGGGGACGCTCGTGACCCCTGCCTAACCCCCGCGCCTCCTGTCCTGGGGCCGCCAATGGCCCCAGGCCCCTTCGCCGACTGCCGCTTCCCTCTGCCCGCTGCCTACCGCCTCCTGCCCCCAGGGAGTCCTGCTCCATGCAATGCCGCGTCCTTCCTCACGAGTCGGGGGATGGGCCGTGGAACATGGCCGTCGATCAATGGATGCTTGATTCGGTCGTCGCCGACCCGAGCACGGCCATGCTTCGCACCTATGAATGGTCGGTCCCGACCCTGAGCCTTGGTTACTTTCAGCATCGGGCCGAGGCCGAGGCCGACCCCCGATGGCGCGGGGCGGCTCTGGTGCGTCGGGCCACCGGCGGCGGGGCAATCTGGCACGATCGGGAACTGACCTACGCCCTGGTTCTCCCCGCCGATCACCCCTTGACCCGACGCTCGAAGGACCTCTATCACGCGGTCCATCTTGCTATTGTTGGCTTGCTGGCCGAGCGGGGGATCGTGGCCCGCCGTCGTGGCGAGGCCGAGGCCCGCGTCGGGCGCGATCGCCCCTTGCTCTGCTTCCTCGATCGCGACGCCGAAGACCTTGTCGTGGCCGGTTCCAAGGTGCTGGGCAGTGCCCAGCGGCGTCGAGCCGGGGCCTTGTTGCAACACGGATCGCTCTTGCTCGAAACCTCCGAGCGCACGCCCGAACTCCCCGGCCTCACCTCCCTCGCGCCCGAGGCTCCCATCGATCCCCCAGATGCCTGGGCCGCTCCGGTTCAGAAGGCGCTTTTCAAGGCGATCGGACTTGAGCCCACCGATCATGTGTTCATGGATGCTGAGCGGGCCGCCGCCGCTCGCGTTGCCGAGGAGATTTACCGGTCTCCAAGCTGGACCGATCGCCGTTGATTCCGTACGGTTGCCGCTTGAAACTCTTGCAAAGGACTCACGGGCTGGTAAGCTCAACGTCGATAATGGACGTGATCTGTTCTCACATCCGTGGACCTGAACCGGCCTTGAATCCTTGCCTTACGGCAGGACGGGTTACAATTCCTCCTGGAATGGTCTTCCGGACGGAGCCACGTCGGGTGGGAGCCGGTTGGCCCCATCGAGCGGTGTTTCGATTCATGTCCCACCTTCCGCTCTCGTTGCTGTTTCTTCCGTCTGCTTCCATTTCTTGGGACCGTCCGGGACGGCCGACGCGCACGCTTGGGGGCGTCTTCGTATGAGCGCGAAAGTCTCGCTGATCGTCGTTCAAGGCAAGCCCGAGGGGAAGGTCATCCCCTTGGCCACTCCTCTGTTCCGGATCGGACGGGGAGAGGGTTGCCATCTGCGCCCAAACAACGAACAGGTCAGCCGTAACCACGCCGAGATTGAACAGACCGACCAGGGAGTTGTCCTCCGCGACCTGGGCAGTCGCAACGGCACCTACCTGAATCACCAGCGGCTCGAAGCCAACACCGATCAGGTTCTCAAAAACAAGGACCTGGTGCAGGTCGGCCCCTTGACCTTCGCCATCTCGATCCAGGGAGCCGTCGCCGCCGCTCCCACCACCTCGCCCGACAAGTCGGAACGTGCGATGGCCAAGGCCGCCTCGCTCGACGAGTTGAGCAACGATGACATTGATTCCTGGCTCGTCACCGATAAGGACAGCGCCGCTCCTCCCGAACGCCCCTCCGGCGTTTACACCGGCGATACCATGACCTTCTCCTCCTTCCAGGAGGCCAGCAAGTCCGATCATCAGGTTCCCGCCGCACCGGCCGAGCCCGAGGCCGCGGCCGAACCCGAACTCGCTCCCGAACCCGAGGCGGAGCCCGAAGCCGAGCCCTCCCCGGTCGACGAGGACGATATCTACGACAAGCTCGACGATGAATACGACCCCGACGCCCCCGCCGAGGCCGAGGAGTTCATCGACGAGTCGAACCCCTTCTTCGCCGCCAAGAAAGAGGCAGACGACGCCCCCGCCGCGGCCAAGAAGAAGGAAGAGGTCGATTCCAGCCGGGCCGCCGAGGACATCCTGCGGAAGATGATGGAACGCCGGCGCGCCCCCCGCTAATCGGACGGAAGGTCGATCCGTCGGTCCGTGTCCCTCGGCCTTCGATCGATCGTCCCCTCCACCTCGAATCTTCTCGGGGCGAGCCACCGGAGCGAGGCCAATCCTCCTCGCTCGTTTCTCGGTGCTCGCCCCTGATCGTTGGCCCGCTGACCCTCGCCGACGAGCCGACGCCATGGCTTGCCACTGCAGATCGATCGGCCCGGATCTCCCTGGCGACCACCCAGGTGTCCCAGGCCATCGGCCCACCCCCCGAGCGCTCTGCCCGTGACCCTCGATCCGCCGTCGCTGCCCAACCTCGCACCCTTGTTTGATCGCCTGGAAACGCGGGTCGTCGGTCAACGTCCCTTGCTCGATCGGATGGTCATTGCCCTCCTGGCCGGCGGCCATGTGCTCATCGAAGGGGTTCCCGGTCTGGCCAAGACCCGCGCCGTTCGGGCCCTGGCCCATGCGCTCGACTTGCCCTTCCGACGCATCCAGTTCACGCCCGACCTCCTCCCGGCCGACCTGACCGGCACGCAGGTCTACCACCCCCAGACCGGCCGCTTCGACATCAAGCACGGTCCGATCGTCACCAGTGTCCTCCTGGCCGACGAGATCAACCGCGCCCCGGCCAAGGTCCAGAGCGCCCTGCTCGAAGCCATGCAGGAGGGGCAGGTCACCATCGGCGACGAGACGATCCGCCTGCCCGACCCCTTCTTCGTCCTCGCCACCCAGAACCCGATCGAGCAGGAAGGGACCTATCCCTTGCCCGAGGCCCAGCTCGA is part of the Tautonia marina genome and harbors:
- a CDS encoding lipoate--protein ligase family protein, producing the protein MQCRVLPHESGDGPWNMAVDQWMLDSVVADPSTAMLRTYEWSVPTLSLGYFQHRAEAEADPRWRGAALVRRATGGGAIWHDRELTYALVLPADHPLTRRSKDLYHAVHLAIVGLLAERGIVARRRGEAEARVGRDRPLLCFLDRDAEDLVVAGSKVLGSAQRRRAGALLQHGSLLLETSERTPELPGLTSLAPEAPIDPPDAWAAPVQKALFKAIGLEPTDHVFMDAERAAAARVAEEIYRSPSWTDRR
- the gcvPB gene encoding aminomethyl-transferring glycine dehydrogenase subunit GcvPB, which translates into the protein MLKKDQPPLLFESSRPGRRVRIVPPSDVPDRPIDDLIPAEHRADAPPPLPELGELDVVRHYTNLSTFNMAIDANFYPLGSCTMKYNPKRNERLASLPGMAGLHPYQDESTIQGMLQLLFEVQHDLGEIAGLPAVSLQPAAGAQGELTALMVAAAAFRDRGEHRTTVLVPDSAHGTNPASAQLAGFKAVTVKSDPRGLVDLDDFKAKLNDEVGVFMITNPNTVGLFDEQITQIAELLHERGALLYLDGANMNAILGVVRPGDMGVDLMHYNPHKTFSGPHGGGGPGAGPIAVRDHLAPYLPAPTVGRRDDGTYFLDHDRPKAIGRVRSFFGNVGVLVRAYCYIRSQGPEGLKAVAQYAVLNANYLLALVKHAYPVPMGERCMHEFVASARSMARDRGVRAMDIGKRLIDYGFHAPTVYFPLIVSEALMIEPTETESKETLDAFARALLAIAEEAPDLLHAAPVTTPISRPDEVAAAKRPILRWTPDASTIPPSSTPPVPSADRGTLVTPA
- a CDS encoding FHA domain-containing protein; the encoded protein is MSAKVSLIVVQGKPEGKVIPLATPLFRIGRGEGCHLRPNNEQVSRNHAEIEQTDQGVVLRDLGSRNGTYLNHQRLEANTDQVLKNKDLVQVGPLTFAISIQGAVAAAPTTSPDKSERAMAKAASLDELSNDDIDSWLVTDKDSAAPPERPSGVYTGDTMTFSSFQEASKSDHQVPAAPAEPEAAAEPELAPEPEAEPEAEPSPVDEDDIYDKLDDEYDPDAPAEAEEFIDESNPFFAAKKEADDAPAAAKKKEEVDSSRAAEDILRKMMERRRAPR
- a CDS encoding AAA family ATPase — protein: MPVTLDPPSLPNLAPLFDRLETRVVGQRPLLDRMVIALLAGGHVLIEGVPGLAKTRAVRALAHALDLPFRRIQFTPDLLPADLTGTQVYHPQTGRFDIKHGPIVTSVLLADEINRAPAKVQSALLEAMQEGQVTIGDETIRLPDPFFVLATQNPIEQEGTYPLPEAQLDRFLMKLVAGYPDRDAELAMLDLPGITDTQTPLDPDPPMLGPAEVRALRAATGAIRVAPALKSYIVDLIRATRDPHEYGLDLGPLIELGASPRATLALVRASQGHALISGRDYVTPFDVKAVAPDVLRHRLLVSYEADAEGLSPDAILRRVLDSIRVP